One window of the Eschrichtius robustus isolate mEscRob2 chromosome 13, mEscRob2.pri, whole genome shotgun sequence genome contains the following:
- the LOC137775823 gene encoding uncharacterized protein: MALGKIAEPRGNSGDETPGNERPSTGDALSLGGRSLYPPPPSPPSLGEHRHGGPDPHPSPTWGLPLPGPVLPANFPAASHGPIRVPVPPRAPSHLPYHSIPPPRLHSRGPVSRAERRRKQGAGRAALVLVTVVLRHGRSANPGDRAGRGRAPLAAPRPLAPSIAWRRAGKLASWRAGLAPQEGKEREGQLTLPPPPPSPLSQREARSPRRRRADQSQQPHGECRLRPANPDREPTTPNTQWMEQISSSSSSSSSSSSSSSSSSSSSLIYRKGNRGFLGGAVVKNPPANAGDMGSSPGLGRSHMPRSN; this comes from the exons ATGGCTTTAGGGAAAATTGC GGAGCCTCGTGGCAACTCGGGTGATGAAACACCCGGCAACGAGCGGCCAAGCACTGGGGACGCGCTCAGCCTCGGCGGCCGTAGCTTgtacccacccccacccagtcCGCCCAGCCTCGGGGAGCATCGCCATGGAGGGCCCGACCCGCACCCCTCCCCGACATGGGGGCTCCCGCTCCCCGGGCCAGTCCTCCCGGCCAACTTCCCCGCAGCCTCGCATGGACCGATTCGGGTCCCAGTCCCGCCCCGAGCCCCGAGTCACCTTCCCTATCACTCCATCCCGCCTCCCCGCCTGCACTCCCGAGGGCCGGTCAGCAGAGCGGAGCGGCGTCGCAAGCAGGGAGCGGGGAGAGCGGCCCTCGTCCTTGTCACCGTCGTCCTCCGCCACGGCCGCAGCGCTAACCCCGGAGACAGAGCTGGCCGGGGCCGCGCGCCTCTCGCCGCTCCGCGTCCCCTGGCGCCTTCTATTGCGTGGCGCCGGGCAGGCAAGCTAGCAAGCTGGCGGGCCGGGTTGGCGCCCCAGGAAGGGAAAGAGCGCGAGGGCCAGCTaacgctgccgccgccgccgccgtcgccgctGAGTCAGCGCGAAGCGCGCTCCCCGCGTCGGCGCCGCGCGGACCAAAGCCAGCAGCCTCATGGAGAGTGCCGACTACGACCCGCGAACCCGGACCGAGAGCCTACAACTCCCAACACGCAAT GGATGGAGcagatatcatcatcatcatcatcatcatcatcatcatcatcatcatcatcatcatcatcatcatcatctttaatttacagaaaaggaaacaggggcttccttggtggtgcagtggttaagaatccgcctgccaatgcaggggacatgggttcgagccctggtctgggaagatcccacatgccgcggagcaactaa